The nucleotide sequence CACCGGCCGGGCGAAGGGCACGCTGCTGGAGCATCGCACGCTGGTGAATCAATATCTCGCGTGGGAAAAATCCTACACCCTGCTCACCGTGGCGCGTTCGCATTTGCAGATGGCGAGCTTCTCGTTCGATGTCTTTTCCGGCGATTTCGTGCGCGCGCTGTGCTCGGGCGGCAAGCTTGTGCTCTGTCCGCGCGAGGTGATGATGGCCCCCGACCAGCTCTACGCGCTGATGCGGCGCGAGCAGGTCAACTGCGCCGAGTTCGTGCCCGCGGTGCTGCGCGGTTTGATCCAGTATCTCGACGAAACCGGCCAGAAGGTCGATTTCATGCGGCTGCTGATCGCCGGCTCGGACACGTGGTACGTGAGCGAATACAAAAAATTCCAGCGCTTTTGCGGACCGGACACGCGGTTGATCAATTCCTTCGGCCTCACCGAGGCCACCATTGACAGCACCTTCTTCGAGACCGGCGGCAAACTCGATCTGCCCGATGAGCGCGTGGTGCCCATCGGCCGGCCGTTCGCGAATTCCAAAATCTACATTCTCGATGCCAATCTCGAACCGGTGCCGATCGGGGTGGCCGGTGAAATCTGCGTGGGCGGCGCAGGGCTGGCGCGCGGCTATCATCACCTGCCGGAGATGACCGCCACCAAATTCGTTCCCGATCCCTTCAGCGGGATTCCCGGCAGCCGCATGTATCGCACCGGCGATCTCGGCCGCTTTTTGCCGGACGGCAACATCGAGTTCATCGGCCGCATCGATCATCAGGCCAAGATTCGCGGCTATCGCATCGAGCTGGGCGAGATTGAAACCGCGCTGGCACAGCATCCCCAGCTCAAGGCGGTGGCGGCGCTGGTGCGCGAGGACAAGCCCGGCGAGAAGCGGCTGGTGGCTTATATCGTTCCTGCGAATGAAACCGTGCCCGGCCGCAGCGAGCTGCGCAAATTCCTGCTGGAAAAAGTGCCGGAATACATGGTGCCCTCGGATTTCGTCACGCTCGCCGCGCTGCCACTGACGCCCAACGGCAAGGTTGACCGCCGCGCGCTGCCGGCGCCCGACCGCACCCTGTGCCAGCCGGAGGAGGATTTCATTGCGCCGCGCACGCCGGTGGAGGAAATACTGGCCGGCATTTGGTCGCAGGTCCTGCGTGTCGGGAAAGTCGGCGCTTTCGACAATTTTTTCGATCTCGGCGGCCATTCGCTGCTGGCCACGCAGGTGGTCTCGCGCGTCCGCGATGTGTTGCGCGTCGAACTGCCGCTGCGCGATATTTTTGAATTCCCCACCCTCGCCGGTTTGGCGGAGAAAATCGAAATCCTCTCGGCGGCGCAGGGCGTGGAAGCCCCGCCGATTCGACCGGTGCCGCGCACGCCGGAGCTGCCGCTCTCCTTTGCGCAGCAACGCCTGTGGTTCCTCGATCAACTCGAGCCCAACAGCCCGTTCTACAACATTCCCGAGGCCGTGCGCCTCACCGGCGGCCTCGAGGCCGCCCTCCTCGAAAAAAGTTTGAATGAAATCGTGCGGCGGCACGAGGTGCTGCGCACCACGTTCGTCACCCTCGACGGCAAGCCCCGGCAGGTGATCGCGCCCGCGCTCACCATTCCCCTGAAGCTGATCGATCTCTCGCCGCTTCCCGCGGCGGAACGCGAAGCCGAGGCACGGCGATTGGCACGGCACGAGGCGCAGCAGCCGTTCGACCTCAGCACCGGCCCGTTGCTGCGCGCCACGTTGTTGCGGCTGCAACCGGACGAGCACGTCATGCTGCTGACGCTGCATCACATCATCTCCGACGACTGGTCCACCAGCGTGCTGATTCAGGAGATGGCGGTGCTGTACGAAGCCTTTTCCAAGGGCAAGCCTTCGCCGCTGCCCGAGCTGCCGGTTCAGTATGCCGATTTCGCGGCCTGGCAGCGGCAATGGCTGCAGGGCGAGGTGCTGGCGGCGCAGCTCGATTATTGGAAACGGCAGCTCCATGGCATTCCCGCCCTGCTGGAGTTGCCCACCGACCGGCCGCGGCCGGCAATGCAGAGTTATCGCGGCGATTATCAAACCTTCTCCCTCTCCGCCGAGCTGTCGGCAAAGATTCGCGCATTGGCACGGCGCGAAGGCGTCACCCATTTCATGACGCTGCTGGCGGCATGGCAGGCGTTGCTGGCGCGCTACTCCGGACAGGATGATATATGCGTCGGCACACCCATCGCCAACCGCAATCGCGCCGAGTTGGAGCCATTGATCGGCTTCTTCGTGAACACGCTGGTGTTGCGCGGCGACCTCTCCGGCGACCCGGGCTTCCGGCTGCTGTTACAGCGCGTGCGCGATGCGGCGCTCGGCGCTTATGCCCATCAGGATGTGCCCTTTGAAAAAATCGTGGACGCGCTGGCGCCCGAACGCGACATGAGCCACGCGCCGCTGTTTCAGGTGATGTTCGCCCTGCAAAACACGCCGCTCGCAGCGCAGGGCATCTCCCCCGGTCTGACCCTGAGCCCGTTCGAGGCGCACAGCGGCACCGCCAAATTCGATCTGACCCTGTTCATGGTCGAGGAGGAGGATCACTTCAGCGGCGCGCTGGAATACAACACCGATCTCTTCGATGCCGCCACCATCAGCCGTTTGCTGGCGCATTTTGAAAGATTGCTGGACGCCGCCACCGCCGAGCCTGACCGGCCGCTTTCCCGGCTGCCATTGCTCACCGCCGGGGAAGCACAAAAGGTGCTGGTGGAATGGAACGGCCGGCGCGATGACCAGCCGCTCGATCGTTGTCTGCATCAACGCTTCGAGCAACAGGCGGCAGAAACGCCGGCAGCGGTGGCGGTGCGGTACAACGGGGAGCTGCTCAGCTATGACGAGCTCAACCGCCGCGCCAACCGCCTCGCCCGCCATTTGCAAAAATGCGGTGTCGGGCCGGAGGTGCTGGTTGGCCTGTGTCTCGAACGCTCGCCGGCCATGCTGGTGGCGCTGCTCGCGGTGATGAAGGCGGGCGGCGCCTATGTGCCGCTCGATCCCGCCTATCCGCGCGAGCGTCTGGCGTTCATGCTGGAGGATTCCCGCGTTGCACTGTTGCTCAGCCAGCGAAAACTTCTGGAGCGGCTGCCTGCTCACGATCTGCCCGTGATCCTGCTGGATGAGGAGGCACAACAATTCGCCGGTGAAGAGGACAGCAATCTGCCGGTCACGATCACGCCGGACAATCTGGTGTATGTGATCTACACTTCCGGTTCCACCGGCCGGCCCAAGGGCACGCTCATCACCCACCGCGGTTTGAACAATTATTTGAACTGGTGCCTCGCAGCGTATCCGTTGTCGCAGGGCAGCGGCGCGCTGGTGCATTCCCCGCTCGCCTTCGATGCCACCGTCACCGGCTTGTTCAGTCCGCTGTTGGTTGGCAAAACCGTGCAGCTTGTGCCCGAGGGTTTGGAGATCGAGGCGTTGAGTCGTGTGCTGGAAACGCAGGGTGGGTTCAGCCTGATCAAAATCACCCCGGCGCATCTCGACGTGCTCGGCCAGCAGCTCGGCGCGGAGAGGGCGGGGAAGGTGACTGCGGCTTTTGTCATCGGCGGTGAAAATCTCACCGCCAAACATATTGCCTTCTGGCGGCGGCATGCCCCGGCCACGCTGTTGTTCAACGAGTACGGCCCCACTGAGACCGTGGTTGGCTGCGTGGTCTATTGCGTGCCGCCGGACTGGCCGGGCAGTGAAGCGGTGCCGATCGGTCGCGCCATTCCCAACACCCGCGTGTATGTGCTCGATTCCCATCTGCAACCGGTGCCCATTGGCGTGCCCGGCGAGTTGTACATCGGTGGCGCGGGCGTGGCGCGCGGCTATCTCAACCGGCCCGATTTGACCGCCGAGCGTTTCGTGCCCGATCCGTTTTGCAGCGAGCCCGGCGCGCGGATGTACAAAACCGGCGATCTCGTGCGCTATCTTGCCAGCGGTGAAATGGAATATCTCGGCCGCCGCGACGATCAGGTCAAGATTCGCGGCTACCGCATCGAGCTGGGCGAAGTGGAGGCCGTACTCGCCAAACATCCCGGTCTGCGCGAAGCCGCGGTGGTGGCGCACACGGGTGCCGGTGGCGAGCGCCGGCTGGTGGCTTACGTTGTGCCGGCCGGCGAGGCCGCACCGACCGCGGCGCAGTTGCGCGAGTTTCTCCGCGCCGAACTGCCGGAGTACATGATCCCGGCAAGTTTCATCACCCTTGCTGCGCTGCCGCTCACGCCCAATGGCAAGGTGGACCGCCGCAGCCTGCCAGCGCCCGGCGAGAACCGGCCGGAGCTGGAGAATGTTTATGTCGCCCCGCGCACGCCCGCGGAACAAACGCTCGCCGCGATCTGGCAGCAGGTGTTGGGCGTCAGCCGCGTCGGCGTGCACGACAATTTCTTCGAGCTGGGCGGCGACTCGATTCTCAGCATTCAAGTCATCGCGCGCGCCAAACAGGCGGGATTGGGCTTGACGCCGCGGCAGCTTTTCGAGCATCCCACCGTGGCGGGGCTGGCGGCGGTGGCCGGCGCGACACGCGCGATGGTCGCGGAGCAGGGTCCCGTCACCGGCCCGGTGCCGCTCACGCCGATCCAGCACTGGTTCTTCGAACAGAATGTGCCCGAGCCGCATCACTGGAATCAATCGGTTTTCTTTGCACTCGCGCAACCGCTCGATCCCAGCCGGCTGCGGCAGGTGGTGAGCGCGCTGTTGCAGCATCACGATGCGCTGCGCTTGCGTTTTCAGCGCAATGAAAGCGGCTGGCAGCAATACCATGCCGGATTCACCGCGGAAGAGCCGGAGTCATTCGTGATGGTGAATCTCGCTGCGCTGCCCGCGGCGGAACAAAGCGCCGCGATCACCGCCGAAGCCGCACGTTTGCAGGCCAGTTTGCATCTCGGCGACGGCCCGTTGCTGCGCGTCGCTTATTTCGATTTGGGTGAAACCCGGCCGGCACGCCTGCTCATCGTTGCCCATCATCTGGTGATGGACGGCGTCTCCTGGCAAATCCTGCTGCAGGATTTTCT is from candidate division KSB1 bacterium and encodes:
- a CDS encoding amino acid adenylation domain-containing protein, which produces MIQSDTQQSPPDDGRAMIDEEVYVFPVSFAQQRMWFLDQFEPNSAFYNIPSAFRLQGELAIAALAAAIAEIVQRHEALRTTFATRDGQPVQVIHAALEIPLRQIDLRHLPPSAREAEAQKLANAEAQQPFDLRRGPLLRTTLLRLAERDFILLVTMHHIVSDGWSMGVFIHELTTLYHAFTRGLPSPLPELPIQYADFAEWQRQWLTGEVLERQIAYWKKQLGGSLPVLELPTDRPRPAVQTYRGANEAVKISARLLADLKELSRRAGTTLFMTLLAAFKVLLHRYTGLTDICVGTPVANRNRAEIESLIGVFINTLVLRSDLSGDPGFRELLRRVREVALEAYAHQDVPFETLIEVLQPERDTSHSSLFQVMFILQNAAVTAQQLPGLTITPVEAETGTSTFDLTLSLAEEAEGMEVAAEYNTDLFEAATIRRLLGNYLTLLDGVVADPDQRLSRLPLLSPAERRQILVEWNDTRADFPAHRCVHHLFERQVELAPQAVAVACNGQYLTYDQLNRRANQLAHHLQKLGVGPEVRVAIAAEKSPEMIVAVMAVMKAGGAYVPLDPSYPQERLAYMLEDSGAAILLTQHRLLPDLPPFHGRVFCLDADWPQLAGESESNPVSAVRPENLIYAIYTSGSTGRAKGTLLEHRTLVNQYLAWEKSYTLLTVARSHLQMASFSFDVFSGDFVRALCSGGKLVLCPREVMMAPDQLYALMRREQVNCAEFVPAVLRGLIQYLDETGQKVDFMRLLIAGSDTWYVSEYKKFQRFCGPDTRLINSFGLTEATIDSTFFETGGKLDLPDERVVPIGRPFANSKIYILDANLEPVPIGVAGEICVGGAGLARGYHHLPEMTATKFVPDPFSGIPGSRMYRTGDLGRFLPDGNIEFIGRIDHQAKIRGYRIELGEIETALAQHPQLKAVAALVREDKPGEKRLVAYIVPANETVPGRSELRKFLLEKVPEYMVPSDFVTLAALPLTPNGKVDRRALPAPDRTLCQPEEDFIAPRTPVEEILAGIWSQVLRVGKVGAFDNFFDLGGHSLLATQVVSRVRDVLRVELPLRDIFEFPTLAGLAEKIEILSAAQGVEAPPIRPVPRTPELPLSFAQQRLWFLDQLEPNSPFYNIPEAVRLTGGLEAALLEKSLNEIVRRHEVLRTTFVTLDGKPRQVIAPALTIPLKLIDLSPLPAAEREAEARRLARHEAQQPFDLSTGPLLRATLLRLQPDEHVMLLTLHHIISDDWSTSVLIQEMAVLYEAFSKGKPSPLPELPVQYADFAAWQRQWLQGEVLAAQLDYWKRQLHGIPALLELPTDRPRPAMQSYRGDYQTFSLSAELSAKIRALARREGVTHFMTLLAAWQALLARYSGQDDICVGTPIANRNRAELEPLIGFFVNTLVLRGDLSGDPGFRLLLQRVRDAALGAYAHQDVPFEKIVDALAPERDMSHAPLFQVMFALQNTPLAAQGISPGLTLSPFEAHSGTAKFDLTLFMVEEEDHFSGALEYNTDLFDAATISRLLAHFERLLDAATAEPDRPLSRLPLLTAGEAQKVLVEWNGRRDDQPLDRCLHQRFEQQAAETPAAVAVRYNGELLSYDELNRRANRLARHLQKCGVGPEVLVGLCLERSPAMLVALLAVMKAGGAYVPLDPAYPRERLAFMLEDSRVALLLSQRKLLERLPAHDLPVILLDEEAQQFAGEEDSNLPVTITPDNLVYVIYTSGSTGRPKGTLITHRGLNNYLNWCLAAYPLSQGSGALVHSPLAFDATVTGLFSPLLVGKTVQLVPEGLEIEALSRVLETQGGFSLIKITPAHLDVLGQQLGAERAGKVTAAFVIGGENLTAKHIAFWRRHAPATLLFNEYGPTETVVGCVVYCVPPDWPGSEAVPIGRAIPNTRVYVLDSHLQPVPIGVPGELYIGGAGVARGYLNRPDLTAERFVPDPFCSEPGARMYKTGDLVRYLASGEMEYLGRRDDQVKIRGYRIELGEVEAVLAKHPGLREAAVVAHTGAGGERRLVAYVVPAGEAAPTAAQLREFLRAELPEYMIPASFITLAALPLTPNGKVDRRSLPAPGENRPELENVYVAPRTPAEQTLAAIWQQVLGVSRVGVHDNFFELGGDSILSIQVIARAKQAGLGLTPRQLFEHPTVAGLAAVAGATRAMVAEQGPVTGPVPLTPIQHWFFEQNVPEPHHWNQSVFFALAQPLDPSRLRQVVSALLQHHDALRLRFQRNESGWQQYHAGFTAEEPESFVMVNLAALPAAEQSAAITAEAARLQASLHLGDGPLLRVAYFDLGETRPARLLIVAHHLVMDGVSWQILLQDFLLAYQQLGAGQPPQLPPKTTSYQQWAQRLVEHARSETVRDELAFWQKLLESPTAALPLDFPAGRNTEASAAEVTVALSEEETATLLREVPAAYHTEINEVLLTALAAALAEWTGMPRVRLDLEGHGREDLFPDLEVSRTVGWFTTIYPVVLDLTATATTVEALSAVRDQLRRIPLRGFHYGLLRYLCADDEQAAGLRAQPPAPVLFNYLGQRDHEGGGPAWFTAAPEAPGAERSPAGLRTHVLELNGGIQGGRLEMEWTFSTHLHRRETIAAVAENFKAKLQEIIARCRSAGDQTAAFADFGWDQQELAGILQEIDKALP